One Gemmatimonadota bacterium DNA segment encodes these proteins:
- a CDS encoding DNA methyltransferase has protein sequence MANDHERYAPGQVRDAIIRVMRLSSEALSAKQVAERVAKVEGHMPESSIRSYLRLNTPSMFVRERRGIYRLKDDYDSSLQRTILGNTELETPYRIGNATLVHGDCLDWLDAREDSSIHAIVTDPPYGLQEYSRKEQSKLRTRKGGVWRIPPSFDGNVRSPLPRFTTLTDGQKLYLREFFFIWTRLLLPKLVPGANVVVASNPLLSHIVAGAIADAGLERRGEIVRLVMTMRGGDRPKAAHDEFEGVSVLPRSMWEPWLLFRRPIEGRVQDNLRKWRTGGFRRPNSFKPFGDVIRSSPTRKNERAIAPHPSLKPQAFMRMLVRGVLPLGEGVVVDTFAGAGSTLAAAEAVGYESVGIEKDSLYFKVAKEAVQSLSEL, from the coding sequence ATGGCAAATGATCATGAACGATATGCTCCAGGGCAAGTAAGGGACGCCATAATACGAGTAATGCGGCTTTCTTCGGAAGCTTTGTCGGCGAAGCAAGTTGCTGAAAGAGTCGCGAAGGTCGAAGGACATATGCCAGAGTCTTCCATAAGATCCTATCTGCGCCTTAACACTCCATCAATGTTTGTAAGGGAAAGAAGAGGAATCTACCGACTCAAAGACGATTATGACAGCAGTTTGCAACGAACGATACTTGGCAATACAGAGTTGGAGACACCTTACAGAATTGGAAATGCCACGTTAGTTCACGGTGACTGTTTAGACTGGCTGGATGCACGAGAAGATAGCTCTATACATGCTATAGTCACAGATCCACCCTACGGTCTGCAGGAATACTCGAGGAAAGAACAGTCGAAGCTCAGAACCAGGAAGGGAGGAGTCTGGAGAATACCGCCTTCATTTGACGGTAACGTCCGGTCGCCACTACCCAGATTTACAACTCTAACTGATGGACAGAAGCTGTATCTCCGTGAGTTTTTCTTTATCTGGACCCGGCTCCTGTTACCCAAGCTGGTACCGGGCGCCAATGTTGTTGTTGCTTCTAATCCTCTTCTTTCCCATATCGTTGCAGGCGCTATTGCAGACGCGGGTCTTGAAAGGAGGGGTGAAATCGTAAGGTTGGTGATGACTATGCGAGGTGGCGACCGGCCAAAGGCGGCGCACGATGAATTCGAAGGGGTCAGTGTACTCCCAAGATCCATGTGGGAGCCCTGGTTGCTATTTCGTAGGCCTATCGAAGGAAGGGTTCAGGATAATCTGCGTAAATGGCGAACTGGAGGTTTTCGTCGACCGAATAGCTTTAAACCCTTTGGAGATGTGATCCGATCTTCTCCGACTAGGAAGAATGAAAGAGCTATCGCGCCACATCCAAGCTTAAAGCCACAAGCATTCATGCGAATGTTGGTAAGAGGCGTGCTTCCTCTTGGGGAGGGCGTAGTAGTTGACACTTTCGCAGGAGCCGGTTCTACGCTAGCCGCAGCGGAAGCAGTGGGATATGAGTCAGTTGGAATTGAGAAGGACTCGCTGTATTTCAAAGTGGCAAAAGAAGCAGTCCAATCGCTTTCTGAACTATGA
- a CDS encoding prevent-host-death protein gives MPTISKSKLKANMLQVFREIEESGEELIVTHNRRPVLRIRPIGTKQPVDRVFEKLRGKVVYQEDINTPTTDEWDEV, from the coding sequence ATGCCGACTATCTCAAAAAGCAAGCTCAAGGCCAACATGCTCCAGGTCTTCAGGGAAATCGAGGAATCGGGCGAAGAGCTGATCGTGACGCACAACCGGCGTCCTGTTCTGCGCATTCGGCCCATTGGAACAAAGCAACCGGTTGACAGGGTGTTCGAGAAACTACGTGGGAAAGTTGTCTACCAAGAGGACATCAACACGCCCACCACCGACGAATGGGATGAAGTGTAA
- a CDS encoding type II toxin-antitoxin system VapC family toxin: MVVLDTSSLIFWTLDPGRLSRTAEQTIAQAGRVGVSSISIWEIGIKVERGRLVLPLSGGEYLENLEQTNRVEILPVDLSTWIRNLQLDWNHRDPVDRTIVATASLHNCPLVTSDNVLRSFYEKAIW; the protein is encoded by the coding sequence ATGGTCGTACTGGATACGTCCTCACTGATATTCTGGACATTGGATCCCGGCCGCCTGTCCAGGACTGCCGAACAGACAATCGCACAGGCCGGCCGCGTAGGCGTCAGTTCGATATCGATCTGGGAGATCGGCATCAAAGTAGAACGGGGCAGGCTTGTACTGCCACTTTCCGGCGGGGAATACCTGGAAAACCTGGAACAAACCAATCGGGTGGAAATACTGCCTGTGGATCTGAGTACCTGGATCAGGAATCTACAACTGGATTGGAATCACCGGGATCCTGTCGACCGGACGATCGTAGCCACGGCTTCTCTACACAACTGCCCGCTTGTGACTTCGGACAACGTACTCCGCAGTTTCTACGAGAAGGCTATCTGGTAG
- a CDS encoding cupin domain-containing protein — protein MKGDGSGGSGGPWLKTLMGQNVRVMTPGAATEGRVTVIEAVEPPHSPPPVFTRHAFIEMFLVVRGVLTFQFLHESAFVLESGQMVTVPGWKPHSFWNDGDDPARIMLICTPAGLDRFFEASDRLLRRLPPDTSDPEELKAEMDRLREEFGLEHVAPAPV, from the coding sequence ATGAAAGGTGACGGCTCCGGAGGCTCCGGAGGCCCTTGGCTCAAAACACTGATGGGCCAGAACGTCCGGGTCATGACCCCGGGCGCCGCCACGGAGGGCCGCGTGACAGTCATCGAGGCCGTCGAACCGCCCCACAGTCCACCGCCCGTATTCACCCGGCACGCCTTCATCGAAATGTTCCTGGTCGTCCGCGGCGTCTTGACTTTCCAGTTTCTCCATGAAAGCGCTTTCGTTTTGGAATCCGGCCAGATGGTCACGGTGCCGGGATGGAAGCCTCATTCGTTTTGGAACGACGGTGATGATCCTGCCCGGATCATGCTGATCTGCACACCCGCCGGCCTGGACCGCTTCTTCGAGGCTTCCGACCGGCTGTTGCGGCGCTTACCGCCGGACACGTCCGATCCCGAGGAGTTGAAAGCGGAGATGGATCGGCTGCGGGAAGAGTTTGGGCTTGAGCACGTGGCACCGGCGCCGGTGTGA
- a CDS encoding M28 family peptidase, translating into MRKTKTIPGFLVGLAGLAGLALLCGISACQTSGVRERVEILAEPIGDDQVAAVVDSLRIRKTITDLVSFGSRVAGYPGATEAAYFLADRMREIGLEDVEMEEFVSSVPLDEGGELTILDSTTLETRSIPLYALWPNLVRTSTTPPGGITGKLHYIGNGEWEDFNGIDPAGAVFLMDFNSGVNWQRAALLGGSAVIFAEPDHTTRVDGEEKHLQVPLDFPRFWMKKGAARPLIEYLEAHGAINVRARGRMTWKRLPAYNVFGRITGTHPVLKEEVIVLESYYDSISSVPAVSPGANQASGVAALLEMARYFAAHPPARTVLILATSGHFMSLSGINDFSYRHARISSHFADKLEDPINIKLFAGIDLSSARDQIGVIYSGVLFGGDSFEKQRFFTPFGRTFMGYAEDVIRRGAFPPGALVNVISPSQGHRTAGFFPAGNIALDAELVFWMGLPALSFATVFDVREFVDTPIDDLDRVNFHNVYTQAVLLTELFGRGVNDPRLFPDFKMQLEDRFVNGRIRVVEFDPREDYIPSKPKPGAVVRFRRYNKTISGVKNEIFVVADSAGVAECTELEAGRTYPTEGYVMDPETGEIIYAPDRGPYGEGAYPLEITMDWVDKEKPTVVFRSEATNIYDLVDPRFLTRLNEAVVLNESGNPPLEWGLTFQEGAWTTGFSYEEDTAVVFMPPESRFKVTMSTGLFGRRLVLTNADENNPEGIGFDSGIGAIPLTSYQVAKDMWHLDETRINALKSVGVNNTRLDDFHREAGRLLDQAEAARQSLQWDRFVKHARAAWGYESRAYPDATGTANDVVKGVLFYMVLVIPFAYALERLLFGFANVYKRIATTFGIFLAAYGVLRFTHPAFQITTAPDIVLLAFITFALAAVVIWLISGRFSQTMREVRQDHRTVQATDVRRSSALATAFALGIGNMRKRKARTLLTCATLVLLVFTVLSFTSVQTFLRLQKVSQDTEAAYTGMLVRNPNWAPLQKQTHEYVLSEFGSSEAEDQGIQIVSRTWYSGNLPGDQTFVKIDRTGADGTPRSTYASAMLGLLPGEGEVSGLDRALTSGRWFSADETDVCIIPTQMAELLGMTEEDTGRSEIQIFGKPYRVIGMFDAAVMEGITDLDGEPLTPVDYTATGHDLLTELALMDYDEEPVQMARFEHMPAANIILAPQAFVNDLGGTLRSVAVRFPTDEAARDRIERFMQRLGIPVVAAVEGEVAVYSAMSLSSLSGLGNLFIPMVVAALIILNTMMNAVYERFSEIGVYSAVGLAPAHIGALFMAEAAMYAVIGGMSGYLIGQTVARGITEYQLLAGLTLNYSSLSAVASTAMVMAVVMLSTIYPAGKASQMAVPDVKRQWSFPEPDGDNWSFEFPFTISRTETLGLYAYLTRFFESYGESTLGNFMTDEVVLTGTGEEAVVTYMIEMKTWLAPYDTGVSQRVALSAAPAEQEHDLYAVWVDIHRESGDVDSWQRLNRRFLNTLRKQFLVWRTVDQEVKKVYAEEGREMMAVGGGAGGASAS; encoded by the coding sequence GTGCGTAAAACGAAAACCATACCCGGTTTCCTGGTCGGCCTGGCCGGTCTGGCCGGCCTGGCGCTGCTGTGCGGCATCTCCGCCTGCCAGACGTCGGGCGTCCGCGAGCGTGTGGAGATCCTGGCGGAACCGATCGGCGACGATCAGGTGGCCGCGGTGGTCGACTCCCTGCGTATCAGGAAGACCATCACCGACCTGGTGTCCTTCGGCTCCCGCGTGGCCGGCTACCCCGGGGCCACCGAGGCAGCGTACTTCCTGGCCGACCGCATGCGGGAAATCGGCCTCGAGGACGTGGAGATGGAGGAATTCGTCTCGTCCGTCCCCCTGGACGAGGGCGGCGAACTGACCATCCTCGACTCCACGACCCTGGAAACCCGGTCGATTCCCCTCTACGCATTGTGGCCCAACCTCGTCCGCACTTCCACGACGCCTCCGGGCGGCATCACGGGGAAACTCCACTACATCGGCAACGGCGAATGGGAGGATTTCAACGGGATCGATCCAGCCGGCGCCGTCTTCCTGATGGACTTCAACTCCGGCGTCAACTGGCAGCGGGCGGCCCTGTTGGGCGGCAGCGCCGTGATCTTCGCGGAGCCCGACCACACCACGCGGGTCGACGGGGAGGAAAAGCACCTCCAGGTTCCCCTCGACTTCCCCCGGTTCTGGATGAAAAAGGGGGCGGCCCGGCCCCTGATCGAATACCTGGAAGCCCACGGCGCCATAAACGTCCGGGCAAGAGGACGCATGACCTGGAAACGCCTCCCGGCCTACAACGTATTCGGCAGGATCACGGGTACGCACCCGGTGCTGAAGGAGGAGGTCATCGTACTGGAGTCCTACTACGACTCCATTTCCTCCGTGCCGGCCGTATCCCCCGGCGCGAACCAGGCGTCCGGCGTGGCCGCGCTTCTGGAAATGGCCCGTTACTTCGCCGCTCATCCTCCCGCGCGCACGGTGCTGATCCTGGCGACCTCGGGCCACTTCATGTCGCTCAGCGGGATTAACGATTTTTCCTACCGTCACGCACGCATTTCCAGCCACTTCGCGGACAAGCTCGAGGATCCCATCAACATCAAGCTCTTCGCGGGCATCGACCTGTCCAGCGCCCGGGACCAGATCGGGGTCATCTACTCCGGTGTCCTCTTCGGGGGTGATTCCTTCGAGAAACAGCGGTTCTTCACGCCCTTCGGACGCACCTTCATGGGCTATGCGGAAGACGTCATCCGGCGGGGCGCTTTCCCGCCCGGCGCCCTCGTGAACGTGATCTCTCCGTCGCAGGGCCACCGGACCGCGGGGTTCTTTCCCGCCGGCAACATCGCCCTGGACGCCGAACTGGTCTTCTGGATGGGGCTGCCCGCCCTGTCCTTCGCCACCGTGTTCGACGTCCGCGAGTTCGTGGATACGCCCATCGACGACCTCGACCGGGTCAATTTCCACAACGTGTACACGCAGGCCGTTCTGCTGACCGAGCTGTTCGGCCGCGGCGTCAACGACCCCCGCCTGTTCCCGGATTTCAAGATGCAGCTCGAAGACCGCTTCGTGAACGGCCGCATCCGGGTCGTGGAATTCGATCCCAGGGAGGATTACATCCCGAGCAAACCCAAGCCCGGCGCCGTGGTCCGGTTCCGCCGCTACAACAAGACCATCAGCGGCGTGAAGAACGAGATCTTCGTGGTGGCGGACAGCGCCGGCGTGGCCGAATGCACCGAACTGGAGGCGGGCCGCACCTACCCGACGGAAGGCTACGTCATGGACCCCGAAACGGGAGAGATCATCTACGCGCCGGACCGGGGCCCCTACGGCGAAGGCGCCTACCCCCTCGAAATCACCATGGACTGGGTGGACAAGGAGAAACCCACGGTGGTCTTCCGGTCGGAGGCGACCAATATCTACGACCTGGTGGATCCGCGGTTCCTGACGCGGCTCAACGAGGCCGTGGTGCTGAACGAATCGGGCAATCCGCCCCTCGAATGGGGCCTGACCTTCCAGGAGGGCGCGTGGACAACGGGGTTTTCCTACGAAGAAGACACTGCCGTGGTCTTCATGCCGCCGGAGAGCCGGTTCAAGGTCACCATGTCCACCGGCCTGTTCGGCCGCCGCCTGGTCCTGACCAACGCGGACGAAAACAACCCCGAGGGCATCGGGTTCGATTCGGGGATCGGCGCCATTCCCCTTACCTCGTACCAGGTCGCGAAGGACATGTGGCACCTGGACGAGACGCGGATCAACGCGCTCAAGTCCGTCGGCGTGAACAATACCCGGCTCGATGACTTCCACCGGGAGGCGGGACGCCTGCTGGACCAGGCCGAAGCCGCCCGCCAGAGTCTGCAATGGGACCGCTTCGTCAAGCACGCCCGCGCCGCGTGGGGATACGAGTCCCGCGCCTATCCCGACGCGACGGGAACGGCCAACGACGTCGTGAAGGGCGTCCTGTTCTACATGGTGCTGGTGATCCCCTTCGCCTACGCCCTGGAACGTCTGCTCTTCGGTTTCGCCAACGTGTACAAGCGCATCGCCACCACCTTCGGCATCTTCCTGGCCGCCTACGGGGTGCTGCGGTTCACCCATCCGGCCTTCCAGATCACCACGGCGCCCGATATCGTGCTCCTCGCCTTCATCACCTTTGCCCTGGCGGCCGTGGTCATCTGGCTCATATCGGGACGGTTCAGCCAGACCATGCGCGAGGTAAGGCAGGACCACCGAACCGTGCAGGCCACCGACGTGCGGCGTTCGAGCGCCCTGGCCACGGCCTTCGCCCTGGGTATCGGCAACATGCGCAAGCGCAAGGCCCGGACGCTGCTGACCTGCGCCACCCTGGTGCTCCTGGTGTTTACCGTGCTTTCCTTCACCTCCGTGCAGACCTTTCTCCGGCTGCAGAAGGTGAGCCAGGACACGGAGGCCGCCTATACCGGAATGCTCGTGCGGAATCCTAACTGGGCGCCGCTCCAGAAGCAGACTCACGAGTACGTGCTCTCCGAATTCGGGTCTTCGGAAGCCGAAGACCAGGGTATCCAGATCGTTTCCAGGACGTGGTATTCCGGGAACCTTCCCGGAGACCAGACCTTCGTCAAGATCGACCGGACGGGCGCGGACGGAACGCCCAGGTCCACCTATGCCTCGGCCATGCTGGGCCTGCTTCCCGGTGAAGGTGAGGTGAGCGGCCTCGACCGCGCGCTGACGTCGGGAAGATGGTTCTCCGCGGACGAGACCGACGTATGCATCATTCCGACGCAGATGGCCGAACTCCTGGGCATGACCGAAGAAGACACGGGCCGGTCGGAAATCCAGATCTTCGGCAAGCCCTACCGGGTGATCGGCATGTTCGACGCGGCCGTCATGGAAGGGATCACCGACCTGGACGGAGAGCCGCTGACGCCGGTCGACTATACGGCGACAGGCCACGACCTGCTCACGGAACTCGCCCTCATGGACTACGACGAGGAACCGGTTCAAATGGCGCGGTTTGAGCACATGCCGGCCGCCAATATCATCCTGGCGCCGCAGGCCTTCGTGAACGACCTCGGCGGCACGCTCCGCTCCGTGGCGGTCCGTTTTCCCACGGACGAAGCCGCCCGCGACCGGATCGAGCGCTTCATGCAGCGCCTGGGCATACCGGTGGTGGCCGCCGTCGAAGGCGAGGTCGCCGTATACAGCGCCATGTCCCTGAGTTCCCTGTCCGGCCTGGGCAACCTGTTCATCCCCATGGTCGTCGCCGCGCTCATCATCCTGAATACCATGATGAACGCCGTCTACGAGCGCTTCAGCGAGATCGGGGTGTACAGCGCCGTGGGCCTGGCGCCGGCCCATATCGGCGCGCTCTTCATGGCCGAGGCGGCCATGTACGCCGTCATCGGGGGCATGTCCGGCTACCTGATCGGACAGACCGTGGCCCGGGGCATCACGGAGTACCAGCTGCTGGCGGGCCTGACCCTGAACTACTCCTCCCTTTCTGCCGTGGCCTCCACGGCCATGGTCATGGCGGTGGTCATGCTCTCGACGATCTACCCGGCCGGCAAGGCGTCCCAGATGGCCGTGCCCGACGTGAAGCGGCAGTGGTCCTTCCCCGAACCCGACGGCGACAACTGGAGTTTCGAGTTTCCCTTCACCATCAGCCGCACGGAGACGCTGGGCCTCTACGCCTACCTGACGCGGTTCTTCGAGTCATACGGCGAGAGCACGCTGGGGAACTTCATGACAGACGAGGTGGTCCTGACGGGCACCGGCGAGGAGGCCGTGGTGACGTACATGATCGAGATGAAGACCTGGCTGGCGCCCTACGACACGGGCGTCAGCCAGCGGGTGGCCCTGAGCGCGGCGCCCGCGGAGCAGGAACACGACCTGTACGCGGTATGGGTGGATATACACCGGGAAAGCGGAGACGTGGACTCCTGGCAGCGGCTGAACCGGCGTTTCCTGAACACCCTCCGCAAGCAGTTTCTCGTCTGGCGCACCGTGGACCAGGAGGTCAAGAAGGTCTACGCCGAAGAAGGGCGGGAGATGATGGCGGTCGGGGGAGGCGCGGGAGGCGCGTCGGCGTCCTGA
- a CDS encoding phytanoyl-CoA dioxygenase family protein, with the protein MTTRYSKRLVMGKDELQMDGKYLSTLREANELLDDAEALRERMAEDGYLLIRGLHDPDKVREARRVALENLHANDQIDPDYPLDLGVAAPGKRGAFFGGAKRVTHTDEFLAVVNSPEIMGFFERFLGGPVLTFDYKWLRAVGPGDNTGAHYDMVYMGRGTPNLYTVWTPLDDVTYDMGPLVILAGSHQFEAVKETYGQMDVDRDHVTGHFTNEPIVMVDQYGGQWQTSEFRMGDVIVLGMYTMHGSINNASNRYRISTDTRYQLASEPVDHRWVGENPIAHYAWTQGKTVSMEEMRRKWKV; encoded by the coding sequence ATGACCACCCGGTATTCCAAACGCCTGGTCATGGGCAAGGACGAGTTGCAGATGGACGGCAAGTACCTGTCCACGCTCCGGGAAGCCAACGAACTGCTGGACGACGCGGAAGCCCTGCGGGAACGCATGGCCGAGGACGGCTACCTGCTCATCCGCGGTCTCCACGATCCGGATAAGGTCCGGGAAGCCCGCAGGGTCGCGCTGGAGAATCTCCACGCCAACGACCAGATCGACCCGGACTACCCCCTCGACCTGGGCGTCGCGGCCCCCGGCAAGCGCGGGGCCTTCTTCGGCGGCGCCAAGCGGGTGACCCATACAGACGAATTCCTCGCCGTGGTCAATTCCCCCGAAATCATGGGGTTCTTCGAAAGGTTCCTGGGAGGTCCCGTCCTCACCTTCGATTACAAGTGGCTCCGGGCCGTGGGGCCGGGAGACAACACGGGGGCGCACTACGACATGGTTTACATGGGCCGCGGCACGCCGAACCTGTACACGGTCTGGACGCCCCTGGACGACGTCACCTACGACATGGGACCCCTGGTCATCCTGGCCGGTTCCCACCAGTTCGAGGCCGTCAAGGAGACCTACGGCCAGATGGACGTGGACCGGGACCACGTGACGGGCCACTTCACCAACGAGCCCATCGTGATGGTCGACCAGTACGGGGGGCAGTGGCAGACGAGCGAATTCAGAATGGGCGACGTGATCGTCCTCGGCATGTACACCATGCACGGTTCCATCAACAATGCGTCGAACCGGTACCGGATCAGCACCGATACCCGCTACCAGCTGGCCAGCGAACCCGTCGACCACCGGTGGGTCGGCGAGAATCCCATCGCCCATTATGCGTGGACCCAGGGTAAGACCGTTTCCATGGAGGAGATGCGGCGGAAGTGGAAGGTCTAG
- a CDS encoding ATP-binding cassette domain-containing protein: MADPIIVVENLAHRYASGFHLRVSRLALSPGRTYAVYGTNGSGKTTLLNMLALLTLPQEGRILFEGRPVHGADPARGRRYRRRVTLLMQHVYLFRSTVFENVASGLRFRGMAKEAIEERVTGMLGKVGLREFAHRPAHSLSGGEAQRAGLARALVTEPDVLLLDEPTASVDAAHGRQIEEILRETCRQRCMTVVLSTHQYEQARRIADEVLIMRDGRMLEAGPENVFKGHVADTADGPVVRLENGVTLRTDAAARGTVHIAIAPDAVRLSRLPLPPDAANILEGVVSAAAVDGDRIRLDLDAGLRLTVHVARNSFAELGLTVGDTVYAAVEASAVLAT, encoded by the coding sequence ATGGCCGATCCGATCATCGTGGTCGAGAACCTGGCGCACCGTTACGCTTCCGGGTTTCATCTGCGGGTGAGCCGCCTCGCCCTGTCCCCCGGAAGAACCTACGCCGTTTACGGCACGAACGGATCGGGCAAGACGACGCTCCTGAACATGCTCGCCCTGCTGACGCTGCCGCAGGAAGGCCGGATCCTCTTCGAAGGCCGGCCCGTGCACGGCGCCGATCCGGCCCGCGGCCGCCGGTACCGCCGCCGCGTCACGCTGCTCATGCAGCACGTGTACCTGTTCCGGTCCACCGTGTTCGAGAACGTGGCGTCCGGGCTGCGATTCCGCGGCATGGCGAAGGAGGCCATCGAAGAACGCGTGACCGGCATGCTCGGCAAGGTAGGCCTCCGGGAGTTCGCCCACCGGCCCGCCCACAGCCTGTCGGGCGGAGAAGCCCAGCGCGCGGGACTGGCCCGGGCCCTGGTCACCGAACCCGACGTCCTGCTGCTCGACGAACCCACGGCCAGCGTGGACGCGGCCCATGGGCGGCAGATCGAAGAGATACTCCGGGAAACGTGCCGTCAGCGGTGCATGACCGTGGTACTCTCGACGCACCAGTACGAGCAGGCCCGCCGCATCGCCGATGAAGTACTCATCATGCGCGACGGCCGCATGCTCGAAGCCGGTCCGGAGAATGTGTTCAAGGGGCACGTAGCGGATACCGCGGACGGTCCGGTCGTCCGGCTGGAGAACGGCGTGACGTTGCGCACGGATGCGGCTGCGCGTGGAACGGTCCACATCGCCATAGCGCCGGACGCGGTCCGGTTGTCCCGGCTGCCCCTTCCCCCGGACGCCGCGAATATACTCGAAGGCGTCGTCTCCGCCGCGGCGGTGGACGGGGACCGCATTCGCCTGGACCTGGACGCGGGCCTGCGCCTTACCGTCCACGTGGCGCGGAACTCCTTCGCCGAATTGGGCCTGACCGTCGGGGATACCGTGTACGCGGCCGTCGAGGCGTCGGCGGTCCTGGCAACGTAA
- a CDS encoding ABC transporter permease produces the protein MDYLLSGFQEAVRLLLTGESGVYGIVGVSVFVAVSAILLASVMGLPAGYFLATHRFRGQRLVTTVLNTLLAMPTVVIGLFVYAMISRRGPLGFLELLYTPKAMIIGETILALPIVAAFTLSAFRAVDSRITETALTLGATTAQTARTLISEARFGIMAAVVAAFGRVIAEVGAAMMLGGNIKGSTRTMTTAIALESSKGEFGLAIALGIILLLTAFGANILFHWLQGFDD, from the coding sequence ATGGACTACCTGCTCAGTGGATTTCAGGAAGCGGTCCGATTACTGCTCACGGGCGAGTCCGGCGTGTACGGCATCGTCGGCGTTTCGGTTTTCGTCGCGGTGTCCGCGATCCTGCTGGCCTCCGTCATGGGACTGCCTGCGGGCTACTTCCTCGCGACCCACCGGTTTCGCGGACAGCGGCTGGTTACCACGGTGCTCAATACGCTGCTGGCCATGCCGACCGTGGTGATCGGCCTCTTCGTCTACGCCATGATCTCCCGGCGCGGCCCCCTGGGGTTTCTCGAGCTGTTGTATACGCCGAAGGCCATGATCATCGGCGAGACCATCCTCGCCCTGCCCATCGTGGCCGCCTTCACCCTTTCGGCCTTCCGCGCCGTCGATTCCCGGATCACGGAGACGGCCCTGACGCTGGGCGCCACGACGGCCCAGACGGCCCGCACGCTGATTTCGGAGGCCCGGTTCGGCATCATGGCCGCGGTGGTCGCCGCCTTCGGGCGGGTCATCGCCGAGGTAGGCGCGGCCATGATGCTGGGCGGCAACATCAAGGGGAGCACGCGGACCATGACGACGGCGATCGCCCTCGAGAGCAGCAAGGGGGAATTCGGCCTGGCCATCGCCCTCGGCATCATCCTGCTGCTCACGGCCTTCGGCGCGAACATACTCTTTCACTGGCTGCAGGGGTTCGACGACTGA
- a CDS encoding ABC transporter permease, which translates to MPVLGIIGVLWLLLVLAAGYWGSRRKLDATFVKGVQTLITIVALAVAAPQLGVFKTALAALWLLLFVAASTLMRRFRVPDLAGRAIALATVGLAVWGTDSLNVMLIRTLIMLAVTSIFLLGLNLGFRYLIRRILWIFPVLFAVSVITFSIMHAVPGGPFDAGGETGGIPLTPEVRANLMRKYNLDQPLHIQYISWVSNVVRGDFGYSFQHQSKTCQELIAQAWPVSVHLGSMALVVALTGGLLLGILAAVYQNTWIDYVASLTAVFSIVTPSFVVAVGLTVVFSLWLHLFETGGWNSPKDWVMPVIALSLGDMAVVARYTRSNMIEAIRADYVRTARAKGLTEFSVVVVHVFKNALIPLLTIAGPMMANLITGSFFIETIFRIPGLGRYFTTSVFARDYPMIMSTALLWSSLIVVIYVITDLMYALVDPRIRYRKD; encoded by the coding sequence ATGCCCGTACTAGGGATCATTGGCGTCCTGTGGCTGCTGCTCGTCCTGGCCGCGGGTTACTGGGGTAGCCGGCGCAAGCTTGACGCGACCTTCGTCAAGGGCGTCCAGACGCTGATCACCATCGTCGCCCTGGCCGTCGCGGCCCCGCAGCTCGGCGTGTTCAAAACCGCCCTCGCGGCGCTCTGGCTCCTCCTTTTCGTCGCCGCGTCCACCCTGATGCGGCGGTTTCGCGTGCCGGACCTGGCCGGGCGGGCCATCGCCCTGGCCACCGTGGGCCTGGCGGTGTGGGGCACCGACTCCCTGAACGTCATGCTGATCCGCACGCTGATCATGCTTGCGGTAACCAGCATCTTTCTCCTCGGACTGAACCTGGGCTTCCGGTACCTGATCCGCCGCATACTCTGGATCTTCCCCGTACTCTTCGCCGTCTCGGTCATCACCTTCTCCATCATGCACGCCGTGCCCGGCGGTCCCTTCGACGCGGGCGGCGAGACCGGCGGCATACCGCTCACGCCCGAGGTGCGCGCCAACCTGATGCGGAAGTACAATCTCGATCAGCCGCTGCACATACAATACATCTCCTGGGTGAGCAACGTCGTACGGGGCGACTTCGGCTACTCCTTCCAGCACCAGAGCAAGACCTGCCAGGAACTCATCGCGCAGGCCTGGCCCGTGTCCGTCCACCTGGGCAGCATGGCCCTGGTCGTGGCCCTGACCGGCGGACTGCTGCTGGGCATTCTCGCGGCGGTGTACCAGAACACCTGGATCGATTACGTCGCCTCGCTCACGGCGGTATTCAGCATCGTCACGCCCAGTTTCGTCGTGGCCGTGGGCCTGACCGTCGTGTTCTCGCTCTGGTTGCACCTGTTTGAAACGGGGGGCTGGAATTCGCCCAAGGACTGGGTCATGCCTGTGATTGCGTTGTCGCTCGGGGACATGGCCGTGGTGGCGAGATATACCCGGTCGAACATGATCGAGGCCATCCGGGCCGACTACGTGCGCACCGCCCGGGCCAAGGGCCTCACCGAGTTCTCGGTCGTGGTGGTGCACGTGTTCAAGAACGCCCTGATCCCCCTGCTGACCATCGCGGGACCGATGATGGCCAACCTGATCACCGGGTCCTTCTTCATCGAGACGATCTTCCGGATCCCCGGCCTGGGGCGGTACTTCACCACAAGCGTATTCGCCCGGGACTACCCCATGATCATGTCCACGGCCCTGCTCTGGTCGTCGCTTATCGTCGTGATCTACGTCATCACGGACCTCATGTACGCACTGGTGGACCCCCGCATTCGGTATCGGAAGGATTAA